Within the Ochrobactrum sp. Marseille-Q0166 genome, the region GCATCAGTGGACCTTCGATCCGGGCTATGGTTCCGGGAGCAAAGGTTGCTGGCGGCTTCCTCACCATCAAAAATGATGGCAAGGACGCAGACAAGTTGACCGGTGTGACGACAACAGGCGTTAAGCGCGTTGAAATCCATGAAATGAGCATGGAAAATCAGGTCATGAAGATGCGCAAGCTCGACGGCGGTCTCGACATCCCTGCAGGCGAAACCGTCGAGCTGAAATCGGGCGGTTATCACCTGATGTTCATCCAGCCAGACCATCCTTACAAGGAAGGTGACAAGGTCTCTGTAACACTGGAATTTTCAAAGGCCGGCAAGGTTGACCTGGAATTTCCTGTAACTTCGCAAAGTGGCAAGCCGGAAGATCACTCGAACCATTAATTGATCGCTTAGGGCGGTAACGCGCCTCTCTCCGTGCATTATGCGCCCGTTTGCCGCAACCGCTACCCCGTTGTAGCGGTTGCGTTCTTCGTTTATAGCTATAAACATGACTTTAATAGTCTAGAATAATTCTACACTATTGAAATAATTCACTTTTATAAAAGCTGAGTAATTGACTCCAGATCAATTTACAGCTTTTATGCAGCAGAGTTATTTTGTGCAGCCTTTGATGTTTGGGCCTTGAACCCGTTCGATTGGAGGACCTTATGATCGGTCTGAGTGAGTGCCGGTCCGCAAATGTGGATGGATTGCCGTGGCAACTTCATCTTATGCCGACCGGATATTGCAATGCGCGCGGGGAAACAGAACGCCTCGCAAAGCAAAAGCAGCTATGCTGCGCGTCAGTTCGTACCTCTGAATGGAGGCGAGCATGAATATGCGTATAACAGAGCTGAACGGTGTCAACAGTGTGGGCTATTACGATCGCCTGCCTGAGAAGCTGGTGCTGGAAGGCTATCGCCGCTGGACAGCCGGTTTTGAAACCGGATCGATCATTCCCTGGGAAATGACCTGGGGCCTCTATTCGGAATTGCTTGGAGCATCGGAAGCAAAACGCGCTGTGAGTGAGCTTTCCCAGTTCATCCGTGTGCTGCGCCATTGTGCAAGCTGCCAGTTGCGCGCCTTTCCATTCGATTCGCACCATGTTTGCCGGGAAGAATGCCTGACGCTCGGGTTGATATCCGGCATCCAAAATCAGGATGGCTTGCTGCTCGATACATGCCTTGAAGCAATTGCCTGTAAACGCCGCAATCATGATGTAGCCGATGCGGCCCGCAGTTTTGCCGATACTTTGGCGGATTTCGGACAGACTTTGCTGCCAATACCCATTCATGCCATCGACAGTGCTTTGAATATAACCCGTCGCGCGACTTTTCACTGATCTGGAAACGCTGCACGGAAACCAATTTGGATTGAGGCCGCGAAAAGCGGCACGAGGAGAACAAAAATGCAAGCCAGAACCGAAAGACGCCTCGGCTTTGTAGCAGCGATTGCACTTACGGCATCAGCCTTCGCCATGCCAGCCATATCCACACAGGTGGCACAAGATACCACTGCCCCTGCTACGCTTCATGCATCGGTCGACACCATGAAGTTTGAGCTTTCCCGCCTTGTCGCCTTTGCCGACAGTGCGGCCAAGCCTGTTCATTACGAATAAGCAGAAACATCAAACAACCGGGCTAATACCTCCAGTCAGCACGGTAAAAATGAGAGCGCGTACATTGTGGAATGTACGCGCTCTAATTTTTTTAACCGTGAGCTAACCGATCATCCAACGATGATCGGTGCCTGTCCCTGAACACGATTATAGAGATCGATGATGTCCTGATTCATCAGGCGGATACAGCCCGACGACATCGATTGACCAATCGACCACCATTCCGGTGAGCCATGAATGCGATAGCCTGTGTCACGACCATTCTGGAAAATATAGAGCGCACGTGCGCCTAGCGGGTTCTGTGGCCCGGGCTCCTGACCGTTGCGGTATTTTTCGAGATCAGGCCTGCGCTGAATCATTTCCGGAGGAGGGGTCCAGCGAGGCCACTGCTTCTTGTACTGGACATTTGCACGCCCTGACCATTCAAAGCCTGCCTTGCCGATACCAACACCATAACGCAACGCCTCGCCACCTGGCAGCACATAATAGAGGAAATGATCCTTGGTGCTGACAACGATGGTTCCCGGTGCCTGCCCGGTCGGATCAGGCACGATCTGGCGCCGGAATTGCTTTGGCACCTTCTGGTAAGGGATGGCCGGAAGCGAATACTGACCTTCCTGCACCGCAGCATACATCACATCCGGTGTCGTGATGTTCTTATCGACGCTGATTTGCGGACGCATCGGCGTGATGCCACCCGTCGACATCGGATCAATATTCATCTGAAATGCCGACATGTCCATGGTCTGCGAACAGCCTGCAACACCGCCAAGCATAGCAGCGCCTGTGCCAAGCAGAAAATGACGACGGCTTAATTTCTCAGTCAACTTAGACATACAAATCGCCCAACTCAAAACAACCGGCAAAAATGCCCTGTGATCATTCTGACAATTTGCGTCCTTATGGTTGAGGAAGGGTTAAACGACTCGCGCAAACGTTAAGAAAAAATAGTTACCACGTGCGAGATAAAAAGAAGGCCGGGCAAATACCCGGCCTTTCAATATCATTTACGGATAGATCAATAGTCCTTTTCGTAGAAAATACCGGCACTGGAATCGCCATCGGAACCAACAGCACCCTTGATCTTTAGGTTTCGCGAAATATCGAGATTAACAGTCCCCTTTGTCGCTCCGGCAGATCCCGCTTCCACACCCAGGTAGATGTTATCGCGAATATAGCGCCCCGCACGCACGGCAGTCTGACCTTTGCTATCGGTTACGACATCGATGTCATCCAAGCCCGTACCCTGACGCAGCTTGCTCATCAGAGAGTTATTGGAACCACCAGCCAGTTCTGCGGCGGCAGCTGCAAGCTGTGCTATCTGGAAGGCCGACAATTCGCCGATCGAGCGCTTGAAGATAAGCTGCGCCAGAACTTCATCCTGCGGGAGTTCCGGCGAAGACGAGAAGACGATATTGAGGTTATCAACTGTCCCTGTAACCGTCACAATCGCGGTGATATTATCACCCTCGCTGCGCGCGACAAAATTGATCTGCGGATTAAGATCGCCGACCAGCGTGACACTGCCTTCATCAAACGTAATTCGCTGGCCAAGGATACTGATACGTCCGCGTATCAGGTCGAAAGAACCTACTGGCTGGATATTCGTGACCGGGCCAGTCAGACGCACACGCCCGCCCAGTTCTGTGTCAAGGCCGCGACCGCGTACAAAAATCTGATTTGGCGCATTGACCAGGACATCAAGGCGCGGAACGCTTGGGCGAGAGGTCGGTACAGGCACTTTGCTTTTGCGCGTTTCAACCTTGGCGCGATCAAGCGTTATCTGAACGTTCTTTGGCGTATTTATATGCCGCACTGGAACATAGGTCGCGCCGCCACCCAGATTTTCTGGAACGGTGATTTCAGCGCGTTCAACATCGATACGGCCAGCAATCAATGGATCGCGCATCAGCGGACCAGTGATCGAAATGCCGCCATTGACTGTCGCCACGACAAGCTTGCCATCCGCATAGCGTGCATTGTTGAGCTTGATATCGATATTAGCCGGGAAGTTTGCAGTCGCGTTCGTAGAAATGGTGCCTGTCGCAGACACAGATCCGCCGCCGCCCAAAGCTGCGTTGACCTGACGAAGCGTGATGGTTTCCCCCTCCATCGCACCCATGACATTGATATTGTTGAGGCGGAGATTGGTCTCAGGGTCGACGAACTGGGCACCGGCTGTCGAGAACATGCCGCGCAGCTGCGGCTTGTCAAAGCCACCTGAAACACTTGCGGTCACCGAAAGCGTACCACTTGCCTGCGAGCCACGATCAGCGAGGAACCGGTTGGCAAGCGCCAGTGGCACGCTGCCGGAAACATTGACGCCAAGTCCCTGTCCGGAAAATGGCACCTTGCCGTTGGCAGTGACATTGAGTCCCTGTGGCCCCTCAAGCGTCAGAGACGAAATATCGACAGCCTTTGCAGCATAGTTGCCTGCCGCCTGTAAGCTTATTGGTACGAGGCCATTTTCACGCAAAGGCTTTGCCGCGAGACCCGTTCCACGCAGATTAAACTGGGCCGCCGGATTGGTTAGAGGGCCGGTCACCCGCGCAGTACCGGTAACGTTGCCAGCCAGATCCTGCCCTTTGGCAGCGCCGTTAAGCAATGTCAGAGGCAGATTGGCGAGATTAACATCCACAGCAAGATCGCCCTTGCCAAGTGGCACGCCGCCCTTGGCGGTCACATCAATGCCATTTCCATTGCTGGCACCACCGGTGACATGCGCATCGATGTTGAGACGATTATTGTCAGAACTGCCCTTTGCTTCTGCATCCAGCGGCGCAATACCCTGCTTCTTAAGCTCGGCAGCAGTCACGCCACGCGCAACAATATCAAATGCAGCGTTCGGATTGTCTTTTGTACCCGTAACCCGAGCGGTACCATTGACTAAACCGCCCAGTCCAAGTTCAGGTTTAAACGTGTTGGCGAGAGCCAAAGGCAAGTTGGACAACGCGACCGAGAGATCAAGCTTCTCGCCAACAATGCCGTTGACCTTAACCTGTCCATCCCCCGTATTGACGATAACATCGCCAAAGGAAATGTTACTGCCTTTCATAGCAATATTTGCTGGAGCCGCCAGTGTTGCAGCAAGAGAGCCCTGCTTCACATCGGCAGATGTGAGCGCCAATTCAAAACCGCCATCCTTTGGCTCAAGCGAACCTGATGCATTGGCCGAGGTTCCGATTTTGAGCTTGGTACTGGCCGTGAAATCGGTTTTTGTACCGGTCGCATTTGCTTTGGCGTCAAAATTATCGATACCGAAAGTGCCTACCAGAATATCGCGTGCGCTTGCCGTACCATCAACAACCGGGACGCCTAACAGATCCTGCGCAGAGAGAGCGATATCTGCGGATTTAATGTGGTTATCGTTGATTTTAAGACCATTGGCCTTGGCGTTGACGGTTGCGTTCTGGCGTTCGCCGTTGGCATCGAGTGTAATATCCGCATTCACCGCACCCGTAGCATTGGCAAGAAAAAGCGCTGCCGCTGTCGAAATATCCGGTGCATCAACCTTTAACTGCCCTGCGAACAGACCTTTGGAATTTTGCGAAACATTTCCCGAAAGATGGGCGCCACCCGCGTTAAAAACCAGATCTGTCAGACGTTTCTCATCGTTAACAATGTCGATGACAGTGCCGAGATCAATCTTCTGGCCATTCAGGAATGCGTTACCGGCAAGTTTACCTGACAACGACGCGCCAGTCGTTGCATTGCCATCAAGCAGCGCATTGAAATCGATCACGCCTTCTGTGAGCTTTCGATCCGCCAGCGTTCCCTGCGGCGCATCAGCACGCAGCGCCAATGCAATCAGCTTGTCGTCACCACGCGCACTGCCCTTGATCGTCATACGACCGGAAGCTTTGTCCGACAAAAGCCTGAGGTCCGAGAGCATGACGCCGAAATCAAAGTCGGCCTTATCGGACGCGAAGGAACCATTGGCGGTTATTTCGCTCAGTTCGTTGCCAATGCGGAAATTACGCGCTGCAAAGCCCTGCGTACTACGGACAATCCCGCCGCTCAGCTTCACATCACCATCAAGGATATTATCTACCGCTTCTGTGCCGGTGCGCATGTTCTGCGCATCGCCATCAAGATTAAGGTCGAATGCGCCACTGATCGGTTTAACGGTACCCGATGCCTTGACATCAATGCTGCCTGCGAGATCACGGCCGGCGAGTGCCGCATAGGGCGCCAGGCTTGCAATCTTCGCTGCAATATCGCCGTTGAACGCGAATTCATCGATCTTGCCGTTAAGTTCCAGACTGAGGCCATTGCCCTCAATTGCAGCCTTTGCAAGATCGACAGCAGTGCCAGCCCGCCAGCCACCGGAAATTGCCAGATCAATTTTATCGCCCAACGCTTCCGCAACTTTCGCATCGGTCGCATCGATGCCGCTGACGCCGCCATTCACGTTGAAAGTGACGCGGCGGTTCGAAGCGTCATTTAGATTTTCTGCTACACCGCCCATATCAACCACGATATTGGAAGCAGAAACGGTAGCATTCTTGAAGCCTTCAACAGCAAGCTTGCCGGTCCAGTCATTGGTCGGGCGATCGCCATAGGAAATCTGCAAGGTTGCGTTGTTGATCGATGTTTCACCGCCTTTTACTGGCAAAAGCACCTGGCCCTTGCTGTCATCGCGAATATTCGCATCAACGCGCAGCTTGTTCAGAAAGCCATCACTACCGGACTCAGCTGAGGCTTTGACGTTCAGTGCAGCACTGTTAAGTGCCAGATCATCAAGACGGAAGCCGCCACCATCTTTGAGTAAGCCATTTGCAACGAGTGCAGTCTCCGCTCCAAAGAAGTCGCGGAATGCCGGTGGTACCAGAACGGCGATAGGCCCATTGATCTGCGTCGCAAATATGCGGCCATCAGCCCGACGTACCAGCGTGAAGCCACCGGTGAGTGTGCGGCGGCCATTTGTATCAAGCGCCAAATCGATCTTAAGGTCATCCAGCGTGCCCTTGCCGGTCAAAGTCAGATCAACCGGCGGACGACCATCGATATTAAGCACGTTGGCAACAATACCGTTGGCCGGTTCAGTCACTTTCAAATCAAGATCGAGCTTCTGATCAGCATTGGCATAGGCTGCGCGCAAAGCAAAATTGCCCCCCGGCCCATCAAGGCGCTTAATGTCAAAAGCAGAGGTAAGTGACCCATCGGCGAGCGACAGATTTCCGTTCAACGATACTTCCGACTGGAGCCCAAAAATATCCTGACCAAATTTCAGGCGCGCCACATCAAGGCTATCGATATTGATTGAAAGCGGCAGTTCGGGCAGGCTGAAACTTGTTGCTTCAGGGGATGGCAGACTGTTATCCGGCAATGGCTTGCGGATTAGGTCAATACGCTCAGCAACGAGTGACTGAATACTCAGGCGACCCGTAAACAGCGCTGTCCTGCTCCAGTTAAGTTTCGCATTTTCAATGCGCAGCCACACGCCTTCACGGTCGGCAATGGTGATCTGGGCAACACTTGCCTCAGACGACAAAAGCCCGCTCAAGCCAGAAAACTGGATGCGGCGGTTGGGCGCGGAAAGTTTGCTTTCCACGAAGGAGATAAAATACGACTTTTCCTCTTCCTGCTGCTGCTCCTGAGCAACGACAGGCACTGCGAAAAGGATAAAGGCGAGAAGTGCGAGAAATCTGGTCAAAACGCCTGTCCTATGCCCACGTAGAATGCATAGCTCGGATCGCCCGAGCGGCGGTTAAGTGGAAGAGCAACGTCAAAGCGGATCGGCCCAAGCCCTGTCAGGTAGCGCAGACCAAGACCGGCACCAACACGCATTTCTTCCGAAAAGTCTGGATAGGATTGTTCGCCGACATAGCCTGCATCGACAAAGCCTACGACACCTATGGAATCGGTTACGCGCGTGCGCACTTCCCCCGAGGTCTCCACCAGTGAACGCCCGCCAATCGTTTCGCCGGTCGATGTTTCGACACCAATGCTACGATAGGAATAACCGCGAATGGAGCCGCCACCACCTGCGAGGAACAACTGGTTGGGCGGCAAGTCTGCAATGTCAGCACCGACAACGGAACCCAATTTCACGCGGCCTGCGAGCACAACCCGGTCTGTCGAACCAAAGCCGTAATAAGCTCTGCCCTCAGCAGTGAAGCGCGTCGCAAAATTACCGCGCTGGAACTCGTAGAAGGGCTGTATATTGGCTTCGGCATAAAGGCCGGAAGTTGGATCGGGCTTGTTGTTACGGCCATCATAGAGAAGATTGCCTTCCAGCCCACCGACCGTGAACTCCCGCTTGCCGAAATAATCATCATCGAAGCGACCATGGCTGGTCTTTGCGTAGAGCGCACCAGAAAGCTCGTCGCTAAAAATCTGCGTGAAGCCTGTTTTCGCATTGATCGATGTTTCGGTATAAGCGTCAAGGACCTCCCGCTTAGCATCAAGTGCAGCCACAAAATCCGTATCCGGCGTATAAATACCCGGTTTCGCGAAGCTCGTTCCGAGCGTGTAGGTGAAATTTTTCGGGTCGAACGAATTGTCCTGTGAACCGCCAACACCACTGACCTTGGCATCGAAGCGCAGTCGCTCACCACGGCCAAACAGGTTGCGATGCATCCAGTAACCGGTAACACCAAAGCCATCAAGCGTCGAATATTCCGCACCAAAGCCAAAGCGGCGCGGCTTACGCTCCTGGACATTGAGTGTCATTGGCAGACTCCCATCCGGCTCGATCTTATCAGCTTCTTCAAAATTCATCGCACGGAAGACTTCCATCCGGCCGAGGCGCTTCTTCGCATCTTCAATGTCTTTGGGACTATATTGTTCGCCCGGTTTCAGTCCAGTCATCCACGCGACAAATTGTGGATCCATGCGCGCAGTACCCACGACACTCACTGGCCCGTAATGCGCCTTGCGGCCCGGATCGAGCGAAATATCTGCGGCAACAGTATCCCCGTCGTGATCCGCAACAATGTCCTCGGCGGTGATTTTCGCTTTCGCATAGCCCTGCTGGCGCCATGCTTCTACGGCCAGACGCTCGGCTCTCAGAATAGTGGTTGAGCGGGCAAGCTGACCGGGTGCGAAGCCAGCCTCTTCAGGTGTCTGAATCTTGTTGCGCTTATCAGTCGAAGGCGGCGCGATATTTGAAATGGCTGTTCGTGAGAACAAAAACTTCGGACCGGGATCGACAGAAATATCGATCTTTGCATTGTTGGGAATGTCGGTATCGGCAGGAATATCGGCTGCTTCACGCCCATTCACTTTGATGGAAATCGTGCCACCGTAGCGGCCTTCACCATAAAGTGCTGCCAGAATACGCCGATAATCGCCACGCGCTTTGGCCAAAAGGCCTGCTGAGCCTGAGGCTGGCGTTTGCTCATCAGTGACGAGCCCGGAAGCAGCATCAATCACCGGCTTCAAGTCGGCATCACTGCCGTCCGCATTTTTGCGGGCGCCGGAAGTTGTAACTTCAACAGTATAACTCTTTGGATCGATAATATCGGGATCGGCTTCTTTCTTCTCACCCCAAAGGTGAATGCCGAAAATCTCGAAAGCCATAGCAGGAGAAACAGTCATAGAAGCAAACTGCACAGCAAGTGCGAGTGCTATAAGACCTCTTCCCTGTATCGTCCTGTTACTCAAAGTCATACGCGCAACTGTCCGGTTTTCGTTAAACGGCCGCTTGAGAAGCGCCCCGCCCTCCCCCAATCCCAGGACGATTCAGGGATTACCATAGAGCAGACAGAAGGCTAAATTACAACCCAAGAGCCATTCGACTATCAGAATACAGCTGTCACAATGCCTTTTTTGGTAGCGTAGCCGCCCTAACTGCGCAGGATTGGCACGTAGACAAAAGCAATTGGGTCTGCATCCGATTCTGATTGTCAATCATCCCCTATTTTGAGCTGATTGAGTCAATGGAGCGTTAATTTTAAAAAAACAATGCGGCCCGCTGGACGGAGGAAATCCAGCAGGCCGCCAATCAGGTCATCGGGAGGGGAGAGAATGACCTGATAATTCAGTTTTCAATGAAAGAGGTTGCAAAACCAGACGGCGTTGCACACCACTCCGACATTACCTTCCAGAGTTATACGGGCGTGTATTTCCGATGAGACCTGAAGCGTAGGGTCCACGGGGTTGCCAGTCGGAAGACGTTGTCGGCCTTACCCCTTCGCCAATCCTTGGCGCAGGCGTGGGCAGTGGAGGTGCAACATTGGGTTCGCGATAAGGATCATATCCCGGAGCCCAACCTGGACCCGATGGAGTTCTTGGGCGAGGATTGTATCTAGGCCACCAATTCGTACGCCTGTGATAATGCCATCGCGGTATCCAGTACGGATTAGGATCTTCGTTCCATTGTTCCGCTAAGCCGCCAGCAATAATGACAGTTGTAGAAGATCTGGGATAGACTGGGCCTCGCGTAGAACCACGGAAATTTAGCAAACGAGATGCAACCCAGCCAATATTGCGACCCACCCTGATCTGACACCAGGTACCGCGGCATGGGCCAGCATCGACTCTAATCCCAGCCGGCAACGTGGCTAAACGCATATAATTAACACCCGGCCCACTGCGAACATTGACGTTAGAGGTAACAATCGCCGGTGCAGCAAACGCGTATGTCGGCAATAAAATTGCTGACACCAAAGCGCTCGCCTTTATAAAATTGTATTTAAGAAATCCGTTAAATAATTTCACCGCTAATACTCCAAATAAAAACAAAATAATTGACATATAAAGCGATATACAATTGGCAATATACATCATAAAAAATAAAATATCAAATACACCGTAAAATTGTCAATTATCTTTAAAATATATCGTCTAATATTACTACAATTCTAACTATTATAATCGACAAGATATTTGAAGTAA harbors:
- a CDS encoding autotransporter assembly complex family protein; the protein is MTVSPAMAFEIFGIHLWGEKKEADPDIIDPKSYTVEVTTSGARKNADGSDADLKPVIDAASGLVTDEQTPASGSAGLLAKARGDYRRILAALYGEGRYGGTISIKVNGREAADIPADTDIPNNAKIDISVDPGPKFLFSRTAISNIAPPSTDKRNKIQTPEEAGFAPGQLARSTTILRAERLAVEAWRQQGYAKAKITAEDIVADHDGDTVAADISLDPGRKAHYGPVSVVGTARMDPQFVAWMTGLKPGEQYSPKDIEDAKKRLGRMEVFRAMNFEEADKIEPDGSLPMTLNVQERKPRRFGFGAEYSTLDGFGVTGYWMHRNLFGRGERLRFDAKVSGVGGSQDNSFDPKNFTYTLGTSFAKPGIYTPDTDFVAALDAKREVLDAYTETSINAKTGFTQIFSDELSGALYAKTSHGRFDDDYFGKREFTVGGLEGNLLYDGRNNKPDPTSGLYAEANIQPFYEFQRGNFATRFTAEGRAYYGFGSTDRVVLAGRVKLGSVVGADIADLPPNQLFLAGGGGSIRGYSYRSIGVETSTGETIGGRSLVETSGEVRTRVTDSIGVVGFVDAGYVGEQSYPDFSEEMRVGAGLGLRYLTGLGPIRFDVALPLNRRSGDPSYAFYVGIGQAF
- a CDS encoding L,D-transpeptidase, with the translated sequence MSKLTEKLSRRHFLLGTGAAMLGGVAGCSQTMDMSAFQMNIDPMSTGGITPMRPQISVDKNITTPDVMYAAVQEGQYSLPAIPYQKVPKQFRRQIVPDPTGQAPGTIVVSTKDHFLYYVLPGGEALRYGVGIGKAGFEWSGRANVQYKKQWPRWTPPPEMIQRRPDLEKYRNGQEPGPQNPLGARALYIFQNGRDTGYRIHGSPEWWSIGQSMSSGCIRLMNQDIIDLYNRVQGQAPIIVG
- a CDS encoding translocation/assembly module TamB domain-containing protein — encoded protein: MTRFLALLAFILFAVPVVAQEQQQEEEKSYFISFVESKLSAPNRRIQFSGLSGLLSSEASVAQITIADREGVWLRIENAKLNWSRTALFTGRLSIQSLVAERIDLIRKPLPDNSLPSPEATSFSLPELPLSINIDSLDVARLKFGQDIFGLQSEVSLNGNLSLADGSLTSAFDIKRLDGPGGNFALRAAYANADQKLDLDLKVTEPANGIVANVLNIDGRPPVDLTLTGKGTLDDLKIDLALDTNGRRTLTGGFTLVRRADGRIFATQINGPIAVLVPPAFRDFFGAETALVANGLLKDGGGFRLDDLALNSAALNVKASAESGSDGFLNKLRVDANIRDDSKGQVLLPVKGGETSINNATLQISYGDRPTNDWTGKLAVEGFKNATVSASNIVVDMGGVAENLNDASNRRVTFNVNGGVSGIDATDAKVAEALGDKIDLAISGGWRAGTAVDLAKAAIEGNGLSLELNGKIDEFAFNGDIAAKIASLAPYAALAGRDLAGSIDVKASGTVKPISGAFDLNLDGDAQNMRTGTEAVDNILDGDVKLSGGIVRSTQGFAARNFRIGNELSEITANGSFASDKADFDFGVMLSDLRLLSDKASGRMTIKGSARGDDKLIALALRADAPQGTLADRKLTEGVIDFNALLDGNATTGASLSGKLAGNAFLNGQKIDLGTVIDIVNDEKRLTDLVFNAGGAHLSGNVSQNSKGLFAGQLKVDAPDISTAAALFLANATGAVNADITLDANGERQNATVNAKANGLKINDNHIKSADIALSAQDLLGVPVVDGTASARDILVGTFGIDNFDAKANATGTKTDFTASTKLKIGTSANASGSLEPKDGGFELALTSADVKQGSLAATLAAPANIAMKGSNISFGDVIVNTGDGQVKVNGIVGEKLDLSVALSNLPLALANTFKPELGLGGLVNGTARVTGTKDNPNAAFDIVARGVTAAELKKQGIAPLDAEAKGSSDNNRLNIDAHVTGGASNGNGIDVTAKGGVPLGKGDLAVDVNLANLPLTLLNGAAKGQDLAGNVTGTARVTGPLTNPAAQFNLRGTGLAAKPLRENGLVPISLQAAGNYAAKAVDISSLTLEGPQGLNVTANGKVPFSGQGLGVNVSGSVPLALANRFLADRGSQASGTLSVTASVSGGFDKPQLRGMFSTAGAQFVDPETNLRLNNINVMGAMEGETITLRQVNAALGGGGSVSATGTISTNATANFPANIDIKLNNARYADGKLVVATVNGGISITGPLMRDPLIAGRIDVERAEITVPENLGGGATYVPVRHINTPKNVQITLDRAKVETRKSKVPVPTSRPSVPRLDVLVNAPNQIFVRGRGLDTELGGRVRLTGPVTNIQPVGSFDLIRGRISILGQRITFDEGSVTLVGDLNPQINFVARSEGDNITAIVTVTGTVDNLNIVFSSSPELPQDEVLAQLIFKRSIGELSAFQIAQLAAAAAELAGGSNNSLMSKLRQGTGLDDIDVVTDSKGQTAVRAGRYIRDNIYLGVEAGSAGATKGTVNLDISRNLKIKGAVGSDGDSSAGIFYEKDY